Below is a window of bacterium DNA.
TTTTATGGATCCAAATCATCGATGGTGACTCCGCCGACTGCGGCGACCTCGACAGCGGCATCACCCGCCCCTCAAGTGTCCCAAACTGTTTCGCCGGCGCCTGCTGCGGGCGACGCCTCCGTCACGAGGCCCGAGACCTTGACGCTCAAAGAGACGCCACTCATGACGCTGGAGTGGGCGAGCCACGGCGGGAGGCTTTCGAACATCTTTTTGAAAAAATACCGGCAGGACGTGAAGAAGGACAGCCTGCCGGTCAACCTGCTCCCGTTCCCCGAGGAGAAATCTCTCGACCTTTTGTGCCTGGACTGCAACGCGGCCCTTCCCCCGGACGGATCCTACGAGACCGCTTCCGCGGACTTGGGGGCGAACAAGGACCGGACGATCGCCTTCGAAGCGGCGACCGAAGGCCTCAAAGTGACCAAGACCTACGACTGGTCGGAGGACGGATACCTTCTGAACCTGAAGGTGGCGGTCGAAAACCGGTCCGCTCAGGATTTTCGCGGAAAACTGGGACTCGGGTGGAGGGCGCGCCAGTTTCCTCCCAAGCCGAAGGGCTTTCTCAGCTTTCTCCAGGGCCCGGGCGACCACCGCGGCTTTCTCTATCGGCTCGGCACGGACGTGAAACACGTCGCGGTCCTGAAAGAACCGTCGGACCTGCGCGGTCAGGTCCCTTGGGGTGGCATCGAAGACCGGTACTTTCTGATCTCCCTGATCTCCCGCCGCGATTCTCCGGATCAGCTCCTCCAGATCCGCAACGAAGGCGATTTCCTAAACCTCGCCTTGTACCCCGGGGAGGTGTCGATCCCGGCGCAAGGGCGGCATGAGGAGAACTTCTCCTTCTACGCCGGCCCGAAAGAGCGGGAATACCTCCTTCGGGCGGGCGTCGGGCTCGAAAAGGCGGTCGACTACGGTTGGTTCTCGGTCCTGGCGATCCCCATTCTCAAGCTTCTTCAGGTCTTCCATGTGGCGGTCAAGAACTGGGGACTCGCGGTCATCGTCCTGACCCTCGTCATCAAGCTCGTGATGAACCCCCTGACGGTCAAATCGATGAA
It encodes the following:
- the yidC gene encoding membrane protein insertase YidC, whose protein sequence is MKDQHRSLIAAALSFLVLIGWYYFYGSKSSMVTPPTAATSTAASPAPQVSQTVSPAPAAGDASVTRPETLTLKETPLMTLEWASHGGRLSNIFLKKYRQDVKKDSLPVNLLPFPEEKSLDLLCLDCNAALPPDGSYETASADLGANKDRTIAFEAATEGLKVTKTYDWSEDGYLLNLKVAVENRSAQDFRGKLGLGWRARQFPPKPKGFLSFLQGPGDHRGFLYRLGTDVKHVAVLKEPSDLRGQVPWGGIEDRYFLISLISRRDSPDQLLQIRNEGDFLNLALYPGEVSIPAQGRHEENFSFYAGPKEREYLLRAGVGLEKAVDYGWFSVLAIPILKLLQVFHVAVKNWGLAVIVLTLVIKLVMNPLTVKSMKQMKEMQKLQPKLAALKDKYKDDRQRLNAETMALFRSHNVNPVGGCLPMLMQMPIYIALYKVLYNAIELRHAPFVGFYRDLSGPDPYFILPVLLGISMVLQQKLTPSASADPTQKQMMMIMPVMFTAFMLFLPVGLVLYIFVNTAFSVLQQWMYQKGIRWRDLLKGQRPQAVL